The genomic interval AGGTAGAACGCACCCTCGCCCGGAGTAAACTTGATCAGACAATAATTCGCATCGGACGGCCCGCCGGGGAAATGCGCCTCCAACCACGGCTGCCACATGTCGCACAGCGTCTCGGGATCGGTCACCACCTCGGCGTGTCCGATCAGGGAAACGCTGTCGTCTCGATCGTAGAACGAGGCTCCCGTCCGCATATTGCGCCGGATGTGAGCGACTTTCTCCGAATCGATTCCCGTAGCGAACCATATCGTCAGCGCATCGTCCGTCCGGAGCGTCTTTACCGGAACGGGACGCGGGAACCCCTCTCCGTTGACCGTAGCGAACGTAACGGCCTGGCAACGTTTCAGCAATTCGCTGGCTTTCTGAATGATCCTTTCCATAAGCAATCTCGTTTTGTCGGTTTGCGGTCCGCCGCCGGTCCGTCCGTCGCGGACCGGCCGGGAAACGCCCGCTGCGGCGGGCAGCCGGACCCTATTGATTGAAAAAGCCCTGCTTTTTCAGCATGTTGAAGTACTTGCGCGAGAACAGCCGGTTATCCTCGGCCGTGTACCGCCGCTCCGTGAAGATGCGGGCCAGATTGGGCAGTCCGTTCGCGCGAAGCAATTCGGCCGTCTCGGGCGAGGCTTCCCGCTCCGCCCAGATACGGTCGATCGTCTCGGGCGTATAATCCTCGTACCGTTCGCGGTGGACAACCCCTTCCAGAGGCAACCGGTCCGTCAGCGGAGGCATCTCCTCGGGCCAGCCCAACGTCACGGTCGTCACGGGCAGCACGCCTTCGGGCAGGCGCAGCACCTCGGCGATCCGGTCGGCATTGTAGATCGTCGTGCCCAGAAAGCAAACGCCCAACCCTTCCGACTCGGCGGCCAAACAAATGTTCTGCGCCGCCAGCATCGCGTCGATCGCTCCGCTCAGGAACCAAACGAAATTGTCATAGCCGGGCTCGGCTCCTCTCTGACGGCACCAAAGCGAGAAACGGCGCACATCGACGCAGAAGGTCAGCACGACCGGCGCGCCGGTCACCATCGGCTGACCGAAGTGGCAAGGCGACAACTCCTGCCGAATCGCCGGATCGGTCGTCACGACGATGCTGTACACCTGCATATTACCCGTATTCGAGGCTCGGACTCCGGCCTCGAGAATCCGCTCCAGCAGCCGCTCGTCGACCGGGTCGGACTTATAACTTCGCACCGAGCGGTGCCGGAAAATCGTTTCGATCATGTTTTTCGTGATTTATGGCCCTTCCGCCGCATTGCGAACGCACGACGGACGCCTTTTACAAATATCCGTTATTTTTTCCAAAGCAGGAAGGCTTTCTCCGAAAAATTGCCATATTTGCAGTAAGCGCGGCGCTTATCGGCCGGGCACGAGACGCATGGGAAGGAAATTCAGCAAATATCACGGAGCCGGAAACGACTTCGTCATGATCGACGGCCGCACGGAGCCTTTCGACGCCACGCCCGAGCGGGTGGCCGCCTTGTGCCGGCGCCGAACCGGCATCGGAGCCGACGGCCTGATGATCCTCGAGAGCGACCCGGCGGAGGAATTCCGCATGCGCTATTTCAACGCCGACGGCGGCGAAGCGACCATGTGCGGGAACGGCGGCCGGTGCATCGCGCTGTTCGCCCACCATCTGGGCATCGGCGGAATGCGGAAGCGCTTCATCGGCGTAGACGGCCCCCATACGGCCGAACTGCTGCGGGTCGAGGGTCCCGAGGGCGAGATACGCCTCGGGATGATCGACGTGCGGCGAGTGGAGGTGCACCCCGAATATCTGTTTCTCGACACCGGCTCGCCGCATTACGTCGAGTTCGTCGAGAGCGTCCGGGGAGTCGACGTCGCAGGGCGCGGCGCGGCGATACGCCACAGCGCCGCCTTCGCCGCCCGCGGAGGTACGAACGTCAACTTCGTCGAGATCGTTTCCGACGGCCATATCCGCATAAGGACTTTCGAGCGGGGCGTCGAGGCCGAGACGCTCGCCTGCGGAACGGGAGCGACCGCCTCGGCTATCGCTGCGGCCGTACGCACGGGCAGCCCGTGCCGGGATTACCGGGTCGACGTCGAGGGAGGCACGCTCCGCGTCGCGTTCGAACCGGACGGAAAGGGAGGCTTCACGCGGATCGAGCTGACCGGCCCGGCCCGGAAAGTGTTCGAAGGCGAGTTCGCGAACGATTTTCGGCGCGACGGAGAGCCGGAATTCCAAAAAAAATCCTAACATGGCACGAGGAGGCCGAAGCGGCCCGCAAATTGTGCAGAATCCAATACAGAACAATCGTTAACTTCATCACGTTTTCTCGCATCATGAAATCGAATCGGGGTTTCCGGCACAAAGCCAGCGACGGCGGGTCGGAGGATTTGTTAAGGCGGGCGGCCAAGCTCAGCCCGATCAAGAAAAGCGGAAAGGACAAGCGGACCATTTACAGCCAGATGGACGACGACGAGGCGGATGCCGAGTTGCTGGCGCTTCGCAAGCAAGAATCGGTACTCGACTACTTCGACGACGAGCAGGAAAGGTAGAGCCGGCATCTTCCGGACCATGCGCCCCAACTCTCCGGACGGCAAGCGGACCTTGCCGACAGCCGGAACCGCCGCTTGCCGTCCGAAGCGTCTCCCGCGCGGATCGTCCCGGAAGTGGAACGGCCCTTCGGGCAGACGGATAGCCGCATGCGCCGACGTCGGGCTTTCGATCCGCTGCGGAGTCCGCCGCGAACACCGGATCGGTTTGCCCGGACACAGGGCGCCCTCCGGAACTTCGCCGGACCGGACAGAGGGACGGCTCTGCAAGGTTCCCGCCCCCCTGCCTCCCGACAAGCCCCGGACCGGCACAGCCTTTCCGCTTGACCGTGTCCCCGGCGTGTATTATCTTTGCCTTTCGAACAGGGAAAGCGTCCCGTATATCTCTATCCGAATTATGGAAAAGTTCATCATGGCCAACGACACGGCCCTGCGGATCAGCGACAGCGGCCGGGGCGAAACGACGCTTGCGCTGCTGCACGGCTATCTCGAGTCGCTCGAAGTGTGGGAGGATCTCGCCAAACGGCTCGCTCCCTATTACCGGATCGTCGCGATCGACATTCCCGGGCACGGAATCTCGCAGGTTCGGGGCGAAGTCCACACAATGGACTTCGTGGCCGACACGCTGCAGGCCGTGCTCGAAAAGCTCGGCGTCCGTCGCTGCTTTCTGGCGGGACACTCGATGGGCGGCTATGCCGCAGAGGCTTTTGCCGAACGTCATTCCGACATGCTTCAGGGACTGATCCTGTTCCACTCGACGCCGAACGCCGACACCGAGCAGAAAAAGGCGGACCGGCTGCGCGAGATCGAGCTGATCCGAGCCGACAAAAAGGAGCTTCTCGCTTCGCAGTTCGCTCCGAAAGGCTTCGCCGAGGAGAACCGCCGGCGTCTGCGGGACCGGATCGGACAGCTCGAAGAACTGACGGCCGCGACCGACGACGACGGCATCGTCGCCTTGCTGCGAGGCATGATCGAACGCCGCGACATGAACGACATGCTGCACGCGCTGCAAGTACCCCAACTGTTCATCTTCGGCCGCATGGACGGATTCATTTCCGTCGAGACGGCCGAGCGGCTGGCAGCCGCACACCCGCAGGCCGAAGTGGCATGGCTCGAACATTCCGGCCACATGGGCTTCTGGGAGGAACCCGAAGCTTCGGAGCGAATTATCCGGTCGTTCATCGGCCGGCACGGAGGACAGGAAATAACGCCTGCATTCGATTCAAGCGATTCCTCGGCCCGATAGCACGAAACGTCCTCGCTCCGGC from Alistipes ihumii AP11 carries:
- a CDS encoding pyridoxamine 5'-phosphate oxidase family protein — protein: MERIIQKASELLKRCQAVTFATVNGEGFPRPVPVKTLRTDDALTIWFATGIDSEKVAHIRRNMRTGASFYDRDDSVSLIGHAEVVTDPETLCDMWQPWLEAHFPGGPSDANYCLIKFTPGEGAFYLGGEFVKFRLA
- a CDS encoding nitroreductase family protein translates to MIETIFRHRSVRSYKSDPVDERLLERILEAGVRASNTGNMQVYSIVVTTDPAIRQELSPCHFGQPMVTGAPVVLTFCVDVRRFSLWCRQRGAEPGYDNFVWFLSGAIDAMLAAQNICLAAESEGLGVCFLGTTIYNADRIAEVLRLPEGVLPVTTVTLGWPEEMPPLTDRLPLEGVVHRERYEDYTPETIDRIWAEREASPETAELLRANGLPNLARIFTERRYTAEDNRLFSRKYFNMLKKQGFFNQ
- the dapF gene encoding diaminopimelate epimerase, which translates into the protein MGRKFSKYHGAGNDFVMIDGRTEPFDATPERVAALCRRRTGIGADGLMILESDPAEEFRMRYFNADGGEATMCGNGGRCIALFAHHLGIGGMRKRFIGVDGPHTAELLRVEGPEGEIRLGMIDVRRVEVHPEYLFLDTGSPHYVEFVESVRGVDVAGRGAAIRHSAAFAARGGTNVNFVEIVSDGHIRIRTFERGVEAETLACGTGATASAIAAAVRTGSPCRDYRVDVEGGTLRVAFEPDGKGGFTRIELTGPARKVFEGEFANDFRRDGEPEFQKKS
- a CDS encoding alpha/beta fold hydrolase, whose product is MEKFIMANDTALRISDSGRGETTLALLHGYLESLEVWEDLAKRLAPYYRIVAIDIPGHGISQVRGEVHTMDFVADTLQAVLEKLGVRRCFLAGHSMGGYAAEAFAERHSDMLQGLILFHSTPNADTEQKKADRLREIELIRADKKELLASQFAPKGFAEENRRRLRDRIGQLEELTAATDDDGIVALLRGMIERRDMNDMLHALQVPQLFIFGRMDGFISVETAERLAAAHPQAEVAWLEHSGHMGFWEEPEASERIIRSFIGRHGGQEITPAFDSSDSSAR